GGGCAGATCACCCACGTCATCAACGGGCAAGGCGCAACGGTGAACAGTAGCAACGCGGATACGCTGAGCCCTGTCGTGCTCTACCCGTAAGCACCGAGCATTTCAGAAACAGATTGCATCGATCATCACTGAGGGGCAGCAGACGTCGAGGGGCAGCAGACGTCATGCTGTCCCTCAACTGCTTTGTCCCATCGCATCACTCAAAGAATCACGAGTTACAGCTCACGCAATCACAAGGCACAATCACGTGCTCACCTCCAACTCGTCGAACCTGCGCCACTTGTAAAACCAGATCGAGACGATCCAGCTCAAGGCAAAGAGTCCAATGATGACGTAGCCCAGCGTGCCAAAGTTTTCATTGAGAGTTCCAACCCAGGACCAGAACGTCCCGTGAAAGTGAAACTGGTCGACCATCAACCCCAGGGCTTCGATCCCCCCCACCATCACCGCGACGATAACCGAGATCAGAGTGATCGTCATGTTGTAGTAGATCTTGCGAATCGGCTTCACAAAGGCCCAACCGTATGCGCCCAGCATCAAAACGTTGTCCGTCGTATCGATCAGAGACATGCCTGCCGCAAACAGCGCAGGAAACACCAGAACCGACCAAAGCGACAATCCCCTTGCAGCCTCGGAGGCCGAGAGGCCAACCAGTCCAATCTCCGTCGCCGTATCGAACCCAAGGCCAAACAGGATGCCGAGCGGGTACATGTGCCAGCTGTGCCGGATCAACGCGAACATCGGTCGAAAAAGACGAGACAGAAATCCGCGGCTGCCCAGCAGCAGATCGAAGTCTTCCTCAACATACCGCTCTCCTCGACGAACCCGCCGGAAAGCGAGATATACCGACCGCAGAACCGCCATGTTCACGATCGCGATCCCAAAGAGAAACAGCGTCGAGACGAGCGTCCCAACTACTCCGCCGATGTGTCTCGCTGCATCCAGTCGATGTTGCAGCGACAGTGCCGTTGCCGAGATAGCAATAGACCCCAGCACCACAATCGTCGAGTGGCCGAGCGAGAACATGAATCCCACCGCAACCGGCCGTTTGCCCTCCTGCATCAACTTCCGCGTTACGTTGTCGATCGCTGCAATATGATCGGCGTCGACCGCATGCCGCAGGCCGAAGCTGTAAGCCAGAAACGCAGTCCCCAGCAACACGGGATAGTGTCGAAACGCAAGAAACGCCCACATCCATGCGGAAACATTCATCAGGAGCAAAAGGCTGTAGATAGCGAGGACCTTGCGCCTGGTATTGGCCGCAATATGGTCAAGCACGCCGCTAAGCAAATCTTTCATCCAATCCTTACCAAACAATACGAATCACAGTACAACATCAGATCGAACAGCGTCTCATCTGCCGCAGAAAACATCTCCACATTATCGAAGAGCACACGCGCCTCATCGAACAGCTCTGGTCAACGCCGTAATCACCTCAACAAACTCGGGCCACGCTTCACATAGCTCCTTTCGTTCGCCGGCATCATAGTCCTCAAACTCAAACCCAGGGCTCACCGTACATCCCAGCAGCGCCCATCGCCCTCCCTCGACCAGACGCGAGCCCTGCCACACGCCCCGTTCCACCACCACCTGCGGCCTCTGGCCTCTCAGCAGATCGCTCCCAATCACCACCATCCGGCCCTTCCCCTTCTCGACCAACTGCAGCATCTCCACCGCATCCCCAGCATAAAAATGAAACACCTCATCCGACTTCAGCCGGTGCATCTCGCTGAACGTCTCCGGCTCCAACAGATAATAGATCGCAGTCGCAGTCCGTCGCGCTCCCGCATACCTCTTGTCCTCAAATATCTCGGCATCCACCTTCTCCGCAGCCTCGTAGGTCCTCACATACCATCCACCCTCGCGCGGATGCGGTTGCAACCCAAGTAATTTCTTCACGTCCTCTGCTGTCATCAAAGCCCTCTCACGCTATGCTTGTACTACTCCATCCATTCTAGTTTCCCGTCTCACAGGAGCCCTGACCTGATGCCCATCCGCACTCGCCTGGAGCACTACTTCGGCTTCTCAGCACACGCGACAAACTGGCGAACAGAGATTCTTGCTGGTCTTACGACCTTCATCACGATGGCTTACATCATCTTCGTGAACCCTTCCCTTCTCAGCAAAACGGGAATGCCCCTCGCCGCCATCACGACGGCTACCTGCCTCTGCGCGGCCATCGGCAGCATCCTCATGGGAAGCATCGCCAACTACCCTCTCGCCCTCGCACCCGGCATGGGCCTCAACGCCTACTTCACCTACACCGTCGTGCTCGGCATGGGAGTTCCCTGGCAAACGGCACTTGGCGCCGTCTTCCTCTCCGGCATCATCTTCCTCGCCCTCACCTTTAGCGGCATTCGTCAACGCCTCGTCGCCGCCATCCCTCATCAGCTGCACGCCGCCGTCGGCGGAGGCATCGGCCTCTACATCGCCTTCATCGGGTTTCGCAACGCCGGCATCATCGTCCCTAGCGCTGCCACCACGGTCACCCTCGGAAACCTCCGCGCGCCCGGCACCGCCCTGGCAATCTTCGGCCTCCTACTCATCGCAATCCTGCAAGTCCTCCGCGTGCGAGCCTCCATGCTCCTCGGCGTTCTCACCACCACGTTCCTCGGCATCCTCTGCCATCAGGTCCACTGGGAGCCCGCGCACTACGACCTCTCCGCCATCAAAGCCACAGCCTTCCACCTCGACATCCTCGGCGCGCTCCACATCGGAGCCTTCGAGATCATCTTCGTCTTCCTCTTCGTCGACCTCTTCGACAACATCGGCACCCTCGTCGCCGTCACCCAGCGCGCCGGCCTCATCGCCCCCGACCACACCATCCCGCGCCTCAACCGCATCTTCCTCGCCGATGCCAGCTCCACCATCCTCGGCTCCCTCGCCGGCACCAGCACCGTCACCAGCTACATCGAGTCCTCCGCCGGAGTCGCAGCAGGAGGCCGCACCGGCGTCACCGCCATCGTCACCGGCATCCTCTTCTTCCTCTCGCTCTTTCTCGCTCCTCTCATCGGAGCCATCCCCACCTTCGCCACCGCGCCCGCGCTCATCCTGGTCGGCGGCCTCATGCTTACCGGCCTCGGCGAGATCGAGTGGGACGACCCGCAGATCGGCATCCCCGCCTTCCTCACCGTCGCCACCATCCCACTCACCTGGTCCATCGCCGACGGCCTCAGCTTCGGCCTCACCAGCTACGCACTCCTTCAACTGCTCACCGGCCGCGCCCGCCGTCAGGACTGGATGCTCTATCTCCTCGCCACCCTCTTCCTGCTCCGCTTTATCTTTCTCGTCCGCAAATAACCCACGCCTCCAGGAAGCTCACAGCCAGAACCTCACAACCCCTTGTCTCTGGCTCCACTCCTGCGAAAGAATCGCGACAAAAGCTGAGGAGAAGCTGATTCATAGATGAGCGAGCCGGAGACGTACAGCTCTACCTCCGTTCCGGCACCAGCCTCACTCCAAACCGCCAGATGTGCGCCAATCCGTTTGGCCCGCTCTCGCATGCCGGGCAACCCCCAATGCCCCGCGCGCTCCCCTTCCTCGAGGACCTTCCGGTCGATTCCCTTTCCATCGTCGCGGATTCGCACGCGCAGCAGCCTCTTCCCATACGTAATCTCCGCTTCGATCTTCTGCGCTTCACTGTGCTTGAAGGAGTTTCGCAGCGCCTCTCGAACGATGTGGTAAACATCGTCCCGGAAGATCGGATCCAGCGGCTTCGCGGTCCCTTCCTCGACGACAGAGAACCCAGGCCTCGCTCCCTCTTCGATCTTGGCCCCAAGCTCTTCTCCCAGCGCGGTGATCATGTGAGCGAGATCGTCGTCGATCAGCGTAGAGGATCGTATGTCGTAGATTGCGTTCCGCCCCTCCACCATCGCCTCGTCCGCGCTCTGCAGAGCGGTGTCAAGACTCTTCTCCGCCTTGGAAGGATCTCTTGGAATCAGATCCCGGGCCGTCTGAAAATGAAGAATCAATCCCTGAAAGCTCTGCAGCAGCGTGTCGTGCAGCTCGCGAGCGATTCGCGTTCGCTCAGAAAGCCGCTCGATAAACTGCAGATCCATCCGCGACGTGACCTGGCCGACATGCCACTGATAGACAACCCATGCCAGAACCCCAACCGCCGCCGCACACAGCAACAGAAACCAGTTCGTCTGGTAGAAAGTCGGAACCACCGTCAGATTCAACGACGGCCCATCCATATTCCAGACTCCATCGCAGTTTTCGGCGATGACGCGGAACGTGTAAGACCCTGGGTCGAGGTTTGTGTAGATGGCCTCCCGCACTCCAACCGGCTCACTCCAGCCTCGATCGAATCCATCAAGGCGATACTTGTATCGAATTCGTTCCGGCAGTGAAAGATTCACACCGGAAAAGCCGAACGTGATCCGCTGGCTGACAGATGGAACCCGAACAGCTGTCTTTATATCGATAAGATCTCCATCGACAGAAACGGCATCGATCTTCGCCAGAACCGGCGCAGCACCCCGCACAGCTCGAATCGGATCGACGACCGAAAGTCCGTGGTTCATGGAAAACCAGATCCGTCCCAGCGGATCTTCGACAACCGATTGCTGCCTCTTGACCCCCTCGACTCCACTCAGGCCATCGCTCGTCCCATACTCTCTTACATCTTCCTCCGCGATCGCGCCGCTCAGCAGCCTGTCGCGCCTCACTCGTAAAACATGATTGGACGTCGCAACCCAAAGCCAGCCATTGGTGTCCTCCGCAACTCCGAAGATCTGCTCGTGCAGCGACTCCGGCACATTACGAGGAATATGGATCGTGCCGGCGTTGAAATACGCGAGACCCGACGTCGTCCCGACCCACAGCACGTGGCTTGAATCCTCAAGCAGGCAATCGATATCGGGCGAAGGCAGCCCATCGGTCTCTGTATAGGTTCGCAACTGGCCGTGTAACAGCTGCGTCAAACCAACCGGCGTTGCGAACCACATGCTTCCGTCGGCGCCCTCCGCCATCGCTGTCACAGTATTCGACGGCATCCCGTTCGCCATCGTGTAGGAGGTAAACTTACCGTCCCGCAGCTCACTCACCCCGCCGCTGAGAGTCCCAGCCCATACAGATCCGTCGCGATTCTGATGAACCGCATACACACTGTCCTGAAGCAGCCCGTCCGCATGCGTGTAGGTCTTTGTCTCGAAGCCGCCCCTGGCAACCCGCAGCCGTGTGAGTCCGCCCCGTTGTCTGCCCGCCCATAACTCATCGTGGCTTCCCGTGATGGAGTACACCACATCTCTATCCAGGCCTCCCGCGGTCACGCTCTCGATCTTGCCGTCTTTCAGCCAATGCAATCCGCCGTTGAAAGGGGCGAACCACGTGCGTCCTCCCGCATCGATATAGACCGGACCGCCGCTCGTCGATCGCAGCTCCTCGTCAACCGCATAGCTCACAAAAGTGCTGTCGCGAAGCCTTTCAATACCTCGCGGCGTTCCCAGCCATATATCCCCTTCTCTATCCTCAAAGACAGAGTTCACCGCCAGATCGGAGGCCACCGTACCGTCGTCATCGAAAGAGACGCCGCCGGCGTTGGACCGAAGCAGTCCATGAGATGTGCCGATCCAGAGGTTTCCATCCCTGTCACGAATCGCCGAGAGCGCCGACACCTTCGAAAGCTCCGAGGGCACTCCTTCGCGAGTGATCCTGGACCCCGTCCAGCGCAGAACACCTTTGTCAGTTCCAATCCACAGCTCGCCGTTCGCCATCGGAAGCAGGCAGTTGATCCTGCCCTCCACTGCCTGGGCTACGTCATGAACCTGCCCGTCTTTCAGATAGAAGAGACCTCTATCGGGCGTACCCAGCCAGATGATGCCATCGCTGGTCTCCGCGATGGCCGCCACCGAAGTATTCGGTTTGGCAAATCGATGAGTCGCCACGCCCGTCGCCCAGCTCAACCGGCTGGAGAGTTCATCGTTCATCACCGCCGCCTGGGGAGAATCGGATCTCCCCGGCGTCGACGGCGCGGTCAGCACATCGAACTTGCCGGCCTGGTACCCAAGCGGACCCAGGGCCAGCGACGAGAGAAGCGCCGAGCCATCCCTGCGCCGCCCGATCGATGTAATTCCAACCGCTGCCTGACTGTGCCCGGGGTCGAACTTCCCATCGCGATATCGCAGGATCGTAGTATTCGCCAGAAGGATCCAAAGATTCGATTGCGAGTCGGCAATCAGCTCCTGAACAGGGCCGATCGGAAGCGCCGTCGGAGTCTGCTGCTGGAAGACCTGAAAGCTCAGCCCGTCGAAGCGAACCAGGCCCTTCTCCGTCCCGATCCACAGATAGCCATTTGGCCCCTGGGCGATCGAGGTCACGGCCCCCCCGGTGAACCCTCGCTCAAGTCCCCAGCTCTCCCGCATGTACTGCGAGATAGCCCGGTTCGGATCGACAGCATAAACCGTCCGGGCGAAGCACATCGCAACAAACACGGCCACCAATTTTCCGACAAGCCGATGAACTCTCATAACTCCATCACGGAAGATACTCGAACTTCTCCAGAACAACTTCGCTGTCTTTCTGCATCGGGTACTTGTCGCTCGCAACCACGTAGAACAACAACTGCATCTTCTCGTGGCCAGGCGACGGCACCCCGGAGGTAAAGACATGCTCCGCGACAACGGGAGCGCCCTTGTGAATCGAGTCTCCGCGCACCGTAACAAACTTCACGCGCCCGGGCTCCCAATGGAACGAGTGAGTCAGCTTCCCCGCAGGCTCGACGAACGGAGCCACATTGCCCGGAACATAAAAAGGCTGAATGCCAAACTGCGCATTGTCCTTACTGGAGCCATCGCCCCACTGACTCATCTCGACATCCACCTCTCGGTAGTTCTGCTCTCCTCCAAAATCGTCGAAGGTATTCAAACTCAGTACCGAGGCCGGTTCCAGATGAGATGTATCCCGCACCGTAAAGAGGTACGTTCCATATCCCAGGCTTCGCGTCATCTCTACCTCCGCACAGGACCACTTATTCCCTTTTTTCCTGATGCGAAGATGCAGCGCCCCTTCCGGATCGACCCACGCGTTATCGCCTTCGTAGGGAAGATTCAACCCTCCGCGATCCGACGCAATCGTCCGTACTCCCCAGTCATAACCACTGAATTTGATCGGCACCGTAGGTGCAATCTGAGGCTTGCCCACGCCATCCACAATCGCCAGCGCCGCCACCGAACCGCCGGCCGACGGCGCCACATCCATCGTCGGAGGTGGTTGATATCCCGGATCCACCAGCATCGCGGCATACTTGAACCCGAGATGACTTGTCGCGCTCCAGGTCGAGTCCGCCTGGATGGGAATAAAGGGCTGATCTGGCCACGGCTGAACCCACCACGGCCCGCTCATCGCATAGATAACGATCCGTTGGCCAGGCCGCGCCCCACTGACACGTCCCGAGATCGTATCCACCCGCTCGCGGCCTCCCTGTGCAGCCGGAGGAATCTTCGTAAATTCAATGGTCGGACTGGCTACGTCCTGCCGGGAGCGGCACCCAGCCAGCAAAAGCAGAGACACGGTAAGACAAACCGCATAGCCCATCGAAACCGACGAAACCGCACTCCGCATCAAGCCAGGCCGATAGCCCGACAGACACCGGACGAAAAAGCCATCACTGAAAGCGGTCGCATAATGTTGGCCCACAGAAACCCCCGGGAGTTGTTCAGTCTTCTTAGTTGAGATAGCAATCATAGTCCATCCAGCTATCCTTACCGCTATCCCCTACACGCAGCCAGTGCGATCTTCGCGCATCCAACCCAGCACAGCGAACGCCCCAACCTCATCGTTCTTCCCGGCGCAAAAACAGCCTCCGCAACAGGGCATTTCGGACCATCGAAAGCCCCGGCTCGCATGGTGTAAGATATGGTCTTCCGCCCACGTAGATGCGGTTGGATCGTTGCACCAGAGATCCACAGCTTCGATACGAAGCGGATGCAGTTTATGGATCAAAGTGCCCTCGGGCGGCGTTCCACGAGGGGACGTACCCTGAAGCTCCGACAACACCACCCTGGGCAGCCACCTCACTTTTGTAAAACACCGGAGTTCTTCACATGGCAAAAGGCGTCAACAAAGTCTTCCTCCTCGGCAACGTCGGCAAAGACCCCGAGATCCGCGCCACAGCCGGCGGCATGACCGTCGCAAGCTTCTCTCTCGCCACCGCCGACCGGCAAAAAGACGCCCAGGGCAACTGGGCCGACAAGACCGAGTGGCACAATATCGTCTGCTTTCAGCGCACCGCAGAGGTCGTCCGCGACTACGTCAAAAAAGGCTCGCAGCTCTACATCGAAGGCAAGATCCAGACCCGCTCCTGGGACGATAAGACCAGCGGCGAGAAGAAGTATAAGACCGAGATCCTCTGCAACGAGCTCACCCTCCTCGGCGGTAAACCCGCCGGCGAAGGCGCCTCCACCGGCGGCTACTCCAAGTCCAACACCGCCAGCTACGATCAGCGCACCCCCTCCAGCCAGCCCGACTACGCCGACGTAGGCATCACCGACGACGACATCCCCTTCTAGAATTGGGCCTTGCCTTTCGTGCCGAGTTACTCCGATACAACGGCTTGTAAGCGGGGGAGGAGGGGGCTGCAAGCCCCTTTCTCCACCCAGCCTTACGGTCTCTACTGTCTGTATGGTCACTAACGCACGGACGTCTCAGGCCGATTAACCGACTTTTCGTCCAAGTGGAAAGTCCTCACAGGAAATCAGTGAACACTAGGGCGTTTATGAGGACTAATCCTCGATAAGGAGCCCTATTCTGGGTCAATGAGCGAGGTGGCGTGTTTTCGTCGGTTGAGAACCAGTTCCTCCCAGAGATACCAACCTTTCGATGCAAACCCGGACCAAACGACCGACTGGCACTTGGCTGAAAGCAACAGATTCTGTGAGATTTTCGACGAATTGCTCTCTACTCAGAAAATGTTTGAAGTGATTCCGTCTAACCACGCTGTCGAAATGAGCGAGTTACTCGGAACGTAGCGCTTCCACGGCGTTCACTCTTGCGGCGCGCGCAGCGGGCACCGCTGAAGCAATTACGGCCGCACCCAGAATGACCACAGCGGAACCGACAAACGCAAGTGGGCCCGGCTGATGGATATCCGTTACGTATTTGGCGATTGTGCGTGAGAGCGCAAACCCTACCACTACACCCGCGCCCACTCCGATGCTGGCCATCGTCACGCCCTCTACCAGAACAATGGTGAGAATGCTACGCGGCAGAGCGCCCAGGGCCATGCGGATTCCAAACTCGCGCGTACGCCAGCTCACAGAGAAAGCAAGAACGCCCGCCA
The Edaphobacter lichenicola genome window above contains:
- a CDS encoding HoxN/HupN/NixA family nickel/cobalt transporter, with the protein product MKDLLSGVLDHIAANTRRKVLAIYSLLLLMNVSAWMWAFLAFRHYPVLLGTAFLAYSFGLRHAVDADHIAAIDNVTRKLMQEGKRPVAVGFMFSLGHSTIVVLGSIAISATALSLQHRLDAARHIGGVVGTLVSTLFLFGIAIVNMAVLRSVYLAFRRVRRGERYVEEDFDLLLGSRGFLSRLFRPMFALIRHSWHMYPLGILFGLGFDTATEIGLVGLSASEAARGLSLWSVLVFPALFAAGMSLIDTTDNVLMLGAYGWAFVKPIRKIYYNMTITLISVIVAVMVGGIEALGLMVDQFHFHGTFWSWVGTLNENFGTLGYVIIGLFALSWIVSIWFYKWRRFDELEVST
- a CDS encoding sensor histidine kinase, with the translated sequence MRVHRLVGKLVAVFVAMCFARTVYAVDPNRAISQYMRESWGLERGFTGGAVTSIAQGPNGYLWIGTEKGLVRFDGLSFQVFQQQTPTALPIGPVQELIADSQSNLWILLANTTILRYRDGKFDPGHSQAAVGITSIGRRRDGSALLSSLALGPLGYQAGKFDVLTAPSTPGRSDSPQAAVMNDELSSRLSWATGVATHRFAKPNTSVAAIAETSDGIIWLGTPDRGLFYLKDGQVHDVAQAVEGRINCLLPMANGELWIGTDKGVLRWTGSRITREGVPSELSKVSALSAIRDRDGNLWIGTSHGLLRSNAGGVSFDDDGTVASDLAVNSVFEDREGDIWLGTPRGIERLRDSTFVSYAVDEELRSTSGGPVYIDAGGRTWFAPFNGGLHWLKDGKIESVTAGGLDRDVVYSITGSHDELWAGRQRGGLTRLRVARGGFETKTYTHADGLLQDSVYAVHQNRDGSVWAGTLSGGVSELRDGKFTSYTMANGMPSNTVTAMAEGADGSMWFATPVGLTQLLHGQLRTYTETDGLPSPDIDCLLEDSSHVLWVGTTSGLAYFNAGTIHIPRNVPESLHEQIFGVAEDTNGWLWVATSNHVLRVRRDRLLSGAIAEEDVREYGTSDGLSGVEGVKRQQSVVEDPLGRIWFSMNHGLSVVDPIRAVRGAAPVLAKIDAVSVDGDLIDIKTAVRVPSVSQRITFGFSGVNLSLPERIRYKYRLDGFDRGWSEPVGVREAIYTNLDPGSYTFRVIAENCDGVWNMDGPSLNLTVVPTFYQTNWFLLLCAAAVGVLAWVVYQWHVGQVTSRMDLQFIERLSERTRIARELHDTLLQSFQGLILHFQTARDLIPRDPSKAEKSLDTALQSADEAMVEGRNAIYDIRSSTLIDDDLAHMITALGEELGAKIEEGARPGFSVVEEGTAKPLDPIFRDDVYHIVREALRNSFKHSEAQKIEAEITYGKRLLRVRIRDDGKGIDRKVLEEGERAGHWGLPGMRERAKRIGAHLAVWSEAGAGTEVELYVSGSLIYESASPQLLSRFFRRSGARDKGL
- a CDS encoding LamG domain-containing protein, giving the protein MIAISTKKTEQLPGVSVGQHYATAFSDGFFVRCLSGYRPGLMRSAVSSVSMGYAVCLTVSLLLLAGCRSRQDVASPTIEFTKIPPAAQGGRERVDTISGRVSGARPGQRIVIYAMSGPWWVQPWPDQPFIPIQADSTWSATSHLGFKYAAMLVDPGYQPPPTMDVAPSAGGSVAALAIVDGVGKPQIAPTVPIKFSGYDWGVRTIASDRGGLNLPYEGDNAWVDPEGALHLRIRKKGNKWSCAEVEMTRSLGYGTYLFTVRDTSHLEPASVLSLNTFDDFGGEQNYREVDVEMSQWGDGSSKDNAQFGIQPFYVPGNVAPFVEPAGKLTHSFHWEPGRVKFVTVRGDSIHKGAPVVAEHVFTSGVPSPGHEKMQLLFYVVASDKYPMQKDSEVVLEKFEYLP
- a CDS encoding NCS2 family permease; this encodes MPIRTRLEHYFGFSAHATNWRTEILAGLTTFITMAYIIFVNPSLLSKTGMPLAAITTATCLCAAIGSILMGSIANYPLALAPGMGLNAYFTYTVVLGMGVPWQTALGAVFLSGIIFLALTFSGIRQRLVAAIPHQLHAAVGGGIGLYIAFIGFRNAGIIVPSAATTVTLGNLRAPGTALAIFGLLLIAILQVLRVRASMLLGVLTTTFLGILCHQVHWEPAHYDLSAIKATAFHLDILGALHIGAFEIIFVFLFVDLFDNIGTLVAVTQRAGLIAPDHTIPRLNRIFLADASSTILGSLAGTSTVTSYIESSAGVAAGGRTGVTAIVTGILFFLSLFLAPLIGAIPTFATAPALILVGGLMLTGLGEIEWDDPQIGIPAFLTVATIPLTWSIADGLSFGLTSYALLQLLTGRARRQDWMLYLLATLFLLRFIFLVRK
- a CDS encoding single-stranded DNA-binding protein, giving the protein MAKGVNKVFLLGNVGKDPEIRATAGGMTVASFSLATADRQKDAQGNWADKTEWHNIVCFQRTAEVVRDYVKKGSQLYIEGKIQTRSWDDKTSGEKKYKTEILCNELTLLGGKPAGEGASTGGYSKSNTASYDQRTPSSQPDYADVGITDDDIPF
- a CDS encoding cupin domain-containing protein → MTAEDVKKLLGLQPHPREGGWYVRTYEAAEKVDAEIFEDKRYAGARRTATAIYYLLEPETFSEMHRLKSDEVFHFYAGDAVEMLQLVEKGKGRMVVIGSDLLRGQRPQVVVERGVWQGSRLVEGGRWALLGCTVSPGFEFEDYDAGERKELCEAWPEFVEVITALTRAVR